A genomic segment from Flavobacterium sp. 9R encodes:
- a CDS encoding urocanate hydratase: MTFKEQIQQGIPDILPQPKPYDAAINHAPKRKEILTAEEKKLALRNALRYFDPKHHSELVPEFSEELEQYGRIYMYRFRPDYKMYARPIDEYPGKSEQAKAIMLMIQNNLDYAVAQHPHELITYGGNGAVFQNWAQFLLTMQYLSEMTDEQTLTMYSGHPMGLFPSHKEAPRVVVTNGMVIPNYSAPDDWEKMNALGVSQYGQMTAGSYMYIGPQGIVHGTTITVLNGFRKIKKNPKGGLFVTSGLGGMSGAQPKAGNIAGCITVCAEVNPKITHIRHSQGWINEVIEDLDALVQRVALAKTNNETVSIAYLGNIVDVWERFDQENMHIDLGSDQTSLHNPWAGGYYPAGISFEEANEMMANQPELFKEKVQETLRRHSAAINKHTAKGTYFFDYGNAFLLEASRAGADVMAENPTLGREFKYPSYVQDIMGPMCFDYGFGPFRWVCTSGKPEDLAKTDAIACAVLEKMIETSPIEIQQQMQDNIQWIKGAQENKLVVGSQARILYADAEGRTKIAEAFNQAIAKGEIGYVVLGRDHHDVSGTDSPYRETSNIYDGSRFTADMAIHNVIGDSFRGATWVSIHNGGGVGWGEVINGGFGMVLDGSKEASKRLASMLFWDVNNGISRRSWARNEGAIFAIKRAMEVEPLLKVTLPNAVEDHLL, translated from the coding sequence ATGACATTTAAAGAACAAATCCAACAAGGAATTCCTGATATATTACCACAACCTAAGCCTTATGATGCGGCCATAAATCACGCGCCGAAACGTAAAGAAATTTTGACGGCAGAAGAAAAAAAGTTGGCGTTGCGCAATGCGTTGCGTTATTTTGACCCGAAACATCATTCGGAATTAGTGCCTGAATTCTCGGAAGAATTAGAGCAATACGGTCGTATTTATATGTACCGTTTTCGTCCTGATTATAAAATGTACGCACGTCCGATTGACGAATATCCCGGGAAAAGCGAGCAAGCGAAAGCCATTATGTTGATGATTCAAAACAATTTGGATTATGCCGTAGCGCAGCATCCGCACGAGTTGATTACCTATGGCGGAAATGGCGCGGTGTTTCAAAATTGGGCACAATTCCTTTTGACGATGCAATACTTATCGGAAATGACCGATGAGCAAACGTTGACGATGTATTCTGGGCACCCGATGGGATTGTTTCCGTCGCATAAAGAGGCGCCGAGAGTGGTGGTGACCAATGGGATGGTGATTCCGAATTATTCTGCACCAGACGATTGGGAAAAAATGAATGCCTTGGGCGTTTCGCAATACGGACAAATGACGGCTGGAAGTTATATGTACATTGGTCCACAAGGTATTGTGCACGGCACGACCATCACGGTTTTGAATGGTTTTAGAAAAATTAAAAAGAATCCAAAAGGCGGTTTATTTGTGACTTCTGGATTGGGAGGAATGAGTGGCGCGCAACCCAAAGCGGGAAATATTGCGGGTTGTATCACCGTTTGCGCCGAAGTGAATCCAAAAATCACCCATATTCGTCACAGCCAAGGTTGGATTAATGAAGTGATTGAAGATTTAGATGCTTTAGTGCAACGTGTCGCCTTAGCAAAAACCAACAACGAAACCGTTTCTATTGCGTATTTAGGCAATATTGTAGACGTTTGGGAGCGTTTTGACCAAGAAAATATGCATATCGATTTGGGCTCTGACCAAACTTCTTTGCATAATCCGTGGGCTGGCGGGTATTATCCAGCGGGCATTTCGTTTGAGGAAGCCAATGAAATGATGGCCAACCAACCGGAACTTTTTAAAGAAAAAGTGCAAGAAACATTACGTCGTCACTCAGCGGCTATCAACAAACATACCGCAAAAGGCACGTATTTCTTTGATTACGGCAACGCCTTTTTACTAGAAGCCTCAAGAGCGGGAGCCGATGTTATGGCTGAAAATCCAACGCTTGGTAGAGAATTCAAATACCCTTCTTACGTACAAGATATTATGGGACCGATGTGTTTTGATTATGGTTTTGGTCCTTTCCGTTGGGTATGTACCTCAGGAAAACCAGAAGACTTGGCCAAAACAGATGCTATTGCTTGTGCCGTTTTAGAGAAAATGATTGAAACCTCCCCTATAGAAATCCAGCAACAAATGCAGGATAACATTCAGTGGATTAAAGGTGCTCAAGAAAATAAATTAGTGGTAGGTTCACAAGCGCGAATTTTATACGCCGATGCCGAAGGACGTACTAAAATCGCCGAAGCATTCAACCAAGCCATTGCCAAAGGCGAAATAGGTTATGTGGTTTTAGGTCGTGACCACCACGATGTTTCAGGAACCGATTCGCCTTACCGAGAAACTTCGAATATTTATGACGGTTCAAGATTTACCGCTGATATGGCCATTCATAATGTGATTGGTGATAGTTTCCGCGGCGCTACTTGGGTGTCTATTCACAACGGCGGCGGTGTTGGCTGGGGAGAAGTTATCAATGGCGGCTTTGGTATGGTTCTTGATGGTTCCAAAGAAGCTTCTAAACGTTTGGCATCAATGTTGTTTTGGGATGTCAACAACGGAATTTCTCGCAGAAGCTGGGCGCGTAACGAAGGAGCGATTTTTGCCATCAAACGCGCTATGGAAGTAGAACCTTTACTAAAAGTGACGCTTCCGAATGCTGTTGAAGACCATTTGCTATAA
- the ilvA gene encoding threonine ammonia-lyase IlvA, whose amino-acid sequence MNLFQSIQQAQQELANVVPTTPLTENFNLSEEFGATILLKREDLQVVRSYKIRGAYNKIKSLNESEKTNGIVCASAGNHAQGVAYSCHLLQIQGKIYMPKTTPNQKVKQVQLFGKKWVEIVLTGDTFDDAYAKAVADAKDNQKAFIHPFDDEKVIAGQGTVGLEIVEQYQQPIDYVFVPIGGGGLASGLSTVFKHLSPNTKIIGVEPQGAPSMKTSIANQANTPLDTIDKFVDGAAVKQVGDQTFAICQKNLDDIVLVPEGKVCTTILRLYNEEAMVVEPAGALTIAALDFYKDQIKGKTVVCVVSGSNNDIERTAEIKERSLLYEGLMHYFMIQFPQRPGALKEFVNTILGPDDDITYFQFAKKNSREVGSVVVGLEVKNPNDIVAIKDNMKKMGFVYQYLNEKQDLFTQLIG is encoded by the coding sequence ATGAACTTATTTCAATCCATACAACAAGCACAACAAGAATTAGCCAACGTAGTTCCAACTACTCCTTTAACTGAAAACTTCAATCTTTCAGAAGAATTTGGAGCTACTATTTTACTTAAAAGAGAAGACCTTCAAGTGGTGCGTTCTTATAAAATTAGAGGCGCATACAACAAAATAAAATCCTTAAACGAAAGCGAAAAAACAAATGGCATTGTGTGCGCCAGCGCTGGCAATCACGCACAAGGGGTGGCGTACTCTTGCCATCTTTTGCAAATACAAGGCAAAATCTATATGCCCAAAACCACGCCCAATCAAAAGGTAAAACAAGTACAACTCTTTGGCAAAAAATGGGTCGAAATTGTTTTAACAGGTGACACCTTTGATGATGCCTATGCCAAAGCTGTTGCCGACGCCAAGGACAACCAAAAAGCATTTATCCATCCCTTTGACGACGAGAAAGTCATTGCAGGACAAGGTACCGTAGGACTCGAAATTGTTGAACAATACCAACAACCCATCGATTATGTTTTTGTTCCCATAGGAGGTGGCGGTTTAGCTTCTGGCCTATCCACCGTTTTTAAACACCTTAGCCCAAATACCAAAATCATTGGTGTTGAACCGCAAGGTGCCCCTTCGATGAAAACATCGATTGCCAATCAAGCCAATACACCTTTAGACACTATAGACAAATTTGTAGATGGAGCCGCCGTAAAACAAGTGGGCGACCAAACCTTCGCCATTTGTCAAAAAAACCTAGACGATATCGTCCTTGTTCCCGAAGGAAAAGTGTGCACCACTATCTTGCGTTTGTACAACGAAGAAGCGATGGTCGTAGAACCCGCAGGCGCTTTGACCATTGCAGCGTTGGATTTTTATAAAGACCAAATCAAAGGTAAAACTGTGGTTTGCGTGGTAAGCGGCAGCAATAACGATATTGAACGCACCGCCGAAATCAAAGAACGCTCATTACTTTACGAAGGATTAATGCATTATTTTATGATACAATTTCCGCAGCGTCCTGGAGCATTGAAAGAATTTGTCAATACCATTTTAGGACCAGACGATGACATCACCTATTTCCAATTTGCTAAAAAGAACAGTCGAGAAGTAGGCTCTGTGGTAGTAGGTTTAGAAGTGAAAAATCCAAACGACATTGTAGCCATCAAAGACAATATGAAAAAAATGGGATTTGTGTACCAATACCTCAACGAAAAACAGGATTTATTCACCCAACTCATTGGTTAA
- a CDS encoding DUF4230 domain-containing protein produces MLKRILIGVGVVVIGLLLFKYCDFKKEKEDEFDYNTNLIQQQILNVGKLVVTEGHFSEVITYKNSNKYFLDMISFEKKAIVIVNAKVTVAYDLHQMKYDIDEKNKTITILSIPKEEISIYPDIQYYDVEQSKLNEFTGADYNKINKTVRANLAKKVDKSTLKSNAKNRLVSEISKMLILTNSLGWKLQYNGEVIETESQLKQDLKL; encoded by the coding sequence ATGTTGAAACGCATTTTAATTGGAGTTGGAGTAGTAGTTATTGGCTTGTTGTTGTTTAAATACTGCGATTTTAAAAAAGAAAAAGAAGACGAGTTCGATTACAATACGAATCTCATTCAGCAACAAATCCTAAATGTGGGGAAATTGGTGGTGACCGAAGGCCATTTCTCGGAAGTCATCACGTATAAGAATTCGAATAAGTACTTTTTGGATATGATTTCTTTTGAAAAGAAGGCGATTGTGATTGTGAATGCCAAAGTAACAGTAGCTTATGATTTGCATCAAATGAAATACGATATCGATGAAAAGAACAAAACCATAACGATTCTTTCCATTCCAAAAGAAGAGATTTCGATTTATCCCGACATCCAATATTATGATGTGGAGCAAAGCAAGCTCAATGAATTCACAGGAGCGGATTACAACAAAATCAATAAAACTGTACGAGCAAATTTGGCCAAGAAAGTAGATAAATCGACACTGAAGTCCAATGCTAAAAATCGTTTGGTAAGCGAAATCTCCAAAATGCTCATTTTAACGAATTCTTTAGGCTGGAAACTACAGTACAATGGTGAAGTCATCGAAACCGAAAGCCAGCTAAAACAGGATTTGAAGTTATAA
- a CDS encoding 1-aminocyclopropane-1-carboxylate deaminase/D-cysteine desulfhydrase → MNQEITYELPNGITLEIKREDLLHPFVSGNKFRKLKYNVLQAKAENQSVLLTFGGAFSNHIAAVAYAGKEQGFETIGIIRGDELRYKISENPTLSFAQECGMRFEFVTREAYRHKTDAAFIEELKAQFGSFYLVPEGGTNDLAVKGCEEILTELDADFDFVCSAVGTGGTISGLINSALPHQKVLGFPALKGDFLQDEIRNFVQNKNWELQIDYHFGGYGKVTTEFIEWMNWFYAQTGIPLDPIYTGKMVFGVMDLIQRNYFPPKSKILMIHTGGLQGIAGMNAKLRNQNKPILVL, encoded by the coding sequence TTGAATCAAGAAATAACATACGAATTGCCCAATGGAATTACTCTTGAGATAAAAAGGGAGGATTTACTTCATCCTTTTGTCTCAGGCAATAAATTCCGAAAACTAAAATACAATGTACTCCAAGCCAAAGCCGAAAATCAGTCGGTTTTGCTCACTTTTGGAGGCGCTTTTTCCAATCATATTGCTGCTGTGGCGTATGCCGGAAAAGAGCAAGGTTTTGAAACTATTGGTATAATTCGAGGGGATGAATTACGTTATAAAATTTCGGAGAATCCTACCTTGTCTTTTGCTCAAGAATGCGGAATGCGTTTTGAATTTGTCACCCGTGAAGCCTATCGTCATAAAACAGACGCTGCTTTTATTGAAGAACTTAAAGCACAATTCGGGTCTTTTTATTTGGTTCCCGAAGGTGGTACCAACGATTTGGCAGTCAAAGGATGTGAAGAAATCCTAACCGAGCTAGATGCCGATTTTGATTTTGTTTGTAGCGCTGTTGGAACGGGAGGCACCATTTCGGGACTCATTAACAGTGCTTTGCCGCATCAAAAAGTTTTGGGATTTCCAGCGTTAAAAGGGGATTTTTTACAAGATGAAATTCGTAATTTTGTCCAAAATAAAAATTGGGAGCTCCAAATCGACTATCATTTTGGAGGTTATGGTAAAGTAACCACCGAATTTATCGAATGGATGAATTGGTTTTATGCACAAACGGGTATTCCGTTAGACCCAATTTATACTGGAAAAATGGTTTTTGGCGTTATGGATTTAATCCAGCGCAACTATTTTCCACCAAAATCCAAAATTCTGATGATTCACACCGGTGGACTCCAAGGAATTGCGGGTATGAATGCCAAATTAAGAAACCAAAACAAACCGATTTTAGTACTATGA
- a CDS encoding aromatic amino acid hydroxylase produces MNAKIESNPLIERLPKHLKQFIKPQDYEDYTPINQAVWRYVMRKNVDYLSKVAHSSYLEGLKKTGIEIDSIPSMYGMNRILSEIGWAAVAVDGFIPPNAFMEFQAYNVLVIASDIRQLEHIEYTPAPDIIHEGAGHAPIIANPEYAEYLRRFGEIGCKAISSHKDYEMYEAIRLLSILKEAEGTPQSEIEAAEKAVEDLQNNMGELSEMAQIRNLHWWTVEYGLIGTLENPKIYGAGLLSSIGESAWCMTDNVKKIPYTFSAAQQSFDITKVQPQLYVTPDFAYLSLILEEFANTMALRTGGLSGIKKLIDSKALGTVELSTGLQISGVFTNVIEYEGKPIYLQTTGKTALANREKELVGHGTAAHLEGFGSPIGKLKGINLAIEDMSPRDLKAYDIYEGETATLEFEGNIKVVGEIITGKRNLHGEIILISFKNCTVTHGETVLFQPEWGTYDMAVGKKLVSAFSGPADVNSFDLIAHVPSSKTIKASTSEERDALEVLYHTVRNIRETKDTTTSLAPIFEKLKQEHPNDWLLSVELAELLKERNETQLLTEILSHLENLKKQRPEVAQLISNGLELIFEKEETVH; encoded by the coding sequence ATGAATGCAAAAATAGAAAGTAATCCCCTAATCGAGCGATTACCGAAACATTTGAAACAGTTTATCAAACCTCAAGATTACGAAGACTACACGCCCATCAACCAAGCCGTTTGGCGCTATGTGATGCGTAAAAACGTGGACTACCTATCCAAGGTCGCCCACAGTTCCTACCTTGAAGGGTTAAAGAAAACAGGCATAGAAATAGACTCCATTCCGAGTATGTACGGTATGAATCGCATATTGTCCGAAATTGGATGGGCTGCCGTTGCCGTAGATGGTTTTATTCCACCCAACGCTTTTATGGAATTCCAAGCCTATAATGTGTTGGTGATTGCCTCAGATATTCGTCAATTAGAACATATCGAATACACTCCTGCTCCAGATATCATTCACGAAGGTGCTGGACACGCTCCTATTATTGCCAATCCAGAATATGCCGAATACTTGCGTCGTTTTGGTGAAATTGGTTGCAAAGCCATCTCTTCGCATAAGGATTACGAAATGTATGAAGCCATTCGTTTGCTTTCGATTCTAAAAGAAGCCGAGGGAACCCCACAAAGCGAAATAGAAGCCGCAGAAAAAGCAGTAGAAGATTTGCAAAACAATATGGGTGAGCTATCAGAAATGGCACAAATCCGAAACTTACATTGGTGGACCGTGGAGTACGGTTTAATTGGCACATTAGAAAATCCAAAAATATACGGCGCCGGCTTACTTTCCTCCATTGGAGAAAGCGCTTGGTGCATGACCGATAACGTCAAAAAAATACCCTACACGTTTAGCGCAGCACAACAAAGTTTTGATATTACCAAAGTGCAACCGCAACTCTATGTAACTCCTGATTTCGCTTACTTGAGCTTAATTCTAGAAGAATTTGCCAACACGATGGCTTTGAGAACAGGTGGTTTATCTGGCATTAAAAAACTCATCGATTCCAAAGCTTTGGGAACTGTGGAATTGAGTACTGGTTTACAAATCTCGGGTGTTTTTACCAACGTGATTGAATATGAAGGTAAACCGATTTACCTACAAACCACTGGAAAAACAGCCTTGGCTAATCGTGAAAAAGAATTAGTAGGACATGGAACTGCTGCTCACTTAGAAGGTTTTGGTAGCCCCATTGGCAAACTCAAAGGCATCAACCTCGCTATTGAAGATATGAGTCCACGTGACTTAAAAGCATACGACATTTACGAAGGCGAAACCGCCACTTTGGAGTTTGAAGGTAACATCAAAGTAGTTGGCGAAATCATAACTGGGAAACGAAATCTCCACGGCGAAATCATCCTAATTTCTTTCAAAAACTGTACGGTTACCCACGGTGAAACAGTTCTTTTTCAACCAGAATGGGGAACTTATGATATGGCGGTGGGTAAGAAATTAGTTTCGGCTTTTTCTGGACCTGCAGATGTGAATAGTTTTGATTTGATTGCTCACGTACCGAGCAGCAAAACCATCAAAGCTTCAACCTCAGAAGAAAGAGATGCCTTAGAAGTATTGTATCATACCGTTCGAAATATCCGTGAGACAAAAGACACGACGACCTCATTGGCTCCCATTTTTGAAAAATTAAAACAAGAACATCCTAATGATTGGTTGCTTTCTGTAGAATTGGCAGAACTTTTAAAAGAAAGAAACGAAACGCAATTACTTACCGAGATTCTTTCTCATTTAGAAAATCTTAAAAAACAGCGTCCTGAGGTTGCCCAATTAATTTCAAATGGTTTAGAATTGATTTTTGAAAAAGAGGAAACTGTTCACTAA
- a CDS encoding GSCFA domain-containing protein, protein MDFKTTVSIPITNTPIVYSSQILLLGSCFAENMGDKLCYYKFQTQVNPFGIIFNPFSIEKLIERVVLQRYFTKDDIFFFNERWHCYEVHSELSDADAEVVLSKLNRILLDTQKQLQQATHIIFTYGTSWVYRHIETNAIVANCHKVPQKQFTKELLSIDSIQKSIQNTVSLIETINPKCNFIFTVSPVRHLKDGFVENQVSKAHLIAAIYAITNTKQQTLNYFSSYEVMMDELRDYRFYADDMMHPSSMAIDYIWERFAATQIDANAIATMELVQTIRKGLAHRPFNPYSESHQKFEANLKEKIATLEAQYSFMKF, encoded by the coding sequence ATGGATTTTAAAACTACTGTTTCTATTCCAATAACGAATACGCCGATAGTTTATTCGTCACAAATACTACTCTTAGGTTCTTGTTTTGCTGAAAATATGGGGGATAAATTGTGCTATTATAAATTTCAAACCCAAGTGAATCCTTTTGGTATTATTTTTAACCCATTTTCTATTGAAAAACTTATAGAGAGAGTGGTGTTACAACGCTATTTCACCAAAGATGATATTTTTTTCTTCAATGAAAGATGGCATTGTTATGAAGTGCATTCTGAGTTGAGTGATGCTGATGCCGAAGTAGTGTTGAGTAAACTGAACCGAATTCTTTTAGACACCCAAAAGCAATTACAGCAAGCGACCCATATTATTTTTACCTATGGTACTTCGTGGGTATATCGGCATATTGAAACCAATGCAATTGTAGCGAACTGCCACAAAGTGCCACAAAAGCAATTTACCAAAGAGTTGTTATCGATTGATAGCATCCAAAAATCGATTCAAAATACGGTCTCTTTGATTGAAACCATAAATCCAAAATGTAATTTCATTTTTACTGTTTCGCCCGTTCGCCATCTCAAAGACGGTTTTGTCGAAAATCAGGTAAGTAAAGCGCATTTGATTGCTGCAATATATGCAATAACAAACACTAAACAACAAACATTAAACTATTTTTCCAGCTACGAAGTTATGATGGACGAGCTTAGAGATTATCGTTTTTATGCCGATGATATGATGCATCCTAGTTCAATGGCGATTGATTATATTTGGGAACGATTTGCTGCCACTCAGATTGACGCCAATGCAATAGCTACAATGGAATTGGTACAAACCATACGAAAAGGGTTGGCGCACCGTCCTTTTAATCCTTATTCAGAAAGCCATCAGAAGTTTGAGGCGAATCTGAAAGAAAAAATAGCTACATTAGAGGCACAGTATTCATTTATGAAATTTTAG
- a CDS encoding DUF4136 domain-containing protein, with amino-acid sequence MKPISLFALVLVVFFSSCSSVRVYSDYDKNVDFSPYKTYAYYKAGIDKVEISDLDKKRILRAIDQQMTAKGFTKSETPDLLINIFTKSREQVSVNQFNAGWGYGWGWGWNPWMMGGNQTTVSTSTEGTLFIDLIDAKKKEMIWQGEGIGTLTKNTDKKDEVVAEFVGKILAQYPPVKK; translated from the coding sequence ATGAAACCTATATCATTATTTGCCTTAGTGCTAGTTGTTTTTTTTAGTTCTTGTAGTTCCGTTAGAGTATATTCGGATTACGACAAAAATGTAGATTTTTCTCCTTACAAAACCTATGCGTATTATAAAGCGGGTATTGACAAAGTAGAGATTTCTGATTTGGACAAAAAACGTATTTTGAGAGCCATTGACCAACAAATGACTGCCAAAGGATTTACCAAAAGCGAAACACCTGATTTGTTAATCAATATTTTTACCAAATCCAGAGAGCAAGTTAGCGTAAACCAATTCAACGCTGGTTGGGGTTACGGCTGGGGTTGGGGCTGGAATCCTTGGATGATGGGTGGCAACCAAACCACCGTTTCCACCTCTACCGAAGGCACCTTGTTTATCGACCTCATCGATGCTAAAAAGAAAGAAATGATTTGGCAAGGTGAAGGTATTGGAACCTTAACTAAAAACACGGACAAAAAAGACGAAGTAGTTGCTGAATTTGTGGGGAAAATTTTAGCACAATATCCTCCAGTGAAAAAATAA
- a CDS encoding DUF5522 domain-containing protein — MLEQSNENKLIEGEDFYFTPEGYKCFTEKHHLKRGYCCKSGCRHCPYGYDKKTGEFKKTEVGK, encoded by the coding sequence ATGTTAGAGCAAAGTAATGAAAATAAATTAATCGAGGGTGAAGATTTTTACTTTACTCCCGAAGGCTATAAATGTTTTACCGAAAAGCATCACCTAAAAAGAGGTTATTGCTGCAAAAGCGGTTGCCGTCATTGTCCGTATGGCTATGATAAGAAAACGGGAGAATTTAAGAAGACAGAGGTAGGGAAATAG
- a CDS encoding glucosaminidase domain-containing protein, translating into MMKQIFCLMVLLFLVSCNSTKPVTQTHKKNTTPAKKTVVYTKTPSANGVATKRLEVVNQYIEQYKGIAMSNMKNFGIPASIILAQGILESGAGKSSLAVNSNNHFGIKCHNDWEGEFVHQDDDSEKECFRKYEDPAGSYKDHSKFLTTKKRYASLFSLAKGDYVAWAMGLRAAGYATDPLYPEKLIAYIERYDLHQYDSQVLGKSGVNYPVSSRVDNQGVNGDGTLYEVQKGDTLYSISKKFNVLVEDLQRKNNLTDNAISIGQKLIVK; encoded by the coding sequence ATGATGAAACAAATTTTCTGCCTGATGGTATTGCTGTTTTTGGTAAGCTGTAACAGTACTAAACCGGTTACTCAAACCCATAAAAAAAACACAACTCCCGCTAAGAAAACAGTCGTTTATACTAAGACGCCATCTGCTAATGGTGTTGCCACTAAAAGATTAGAGGTGGTCAATCAGTACATAGAACAATACAAAGGAATTGCAATGAGCAATATGAAAAATTTTGGCATTCCTGCGAGTATAATATTGGCACAAGGAATTTTAGAATCGGGTGCTGGGAAAAGTAGTCTAGCAGTCAATTCCAACAATCATTTTGGTATCAAATGTCATAATGATTGGGAAGGAGAATTTGTACACCAAGATGATGATTCAGAAAAAGAATGTTTCCGAAAATATGAAGACCCTGCGGGTTCTTATAAAGACCACTCTAAATTTTTGACAACCAAAAAACGATATGCCTCTCTTTTTTCGTTGGCGAAAGGAGATTATGTGGCTTGGGCTATGGGATTGCGAGCCGCTGGATACGCCACCGACCCGCTGTATCCTGAAAAACTGATAGCCTATATTGAACGCTATGATTTACATCAGTACGATAGTCAGGTTTTGGGAAAAAGTGGGGTAAATTATCCCGTTTCGAGTCGAGTAGACAACCAAGGGGTAAACGGTGATGGAACGTTGTATGAAGTCCAAAAGGGCGATACGTTGTATTCCATTTCCAAAAAATTCAATGTTTTGGTCGAAGATTTACAACGTAAAAACAACTTAACAGACAACGCCATTTCAATTGGGCAAAAATTGATTGTTAAGTAA
- a CDS encoding group III truncated hemoglobin, with amino-acid sequence MTPTQDIQDLNDIKKMVDTFYTNVRQDEAIGPVFNEKIGERWPEHLEKMYRFWQTILLEVHTYSGSPFPPHKQLPVDKTHFDRWMAIFTTTIDGLFAGPLADEAKLRAKNMAEMFNYKIEYFRKAEREQLK; translated from the coding sequence ATGACTCCTACTCAAGACATACAAGACCTAAACGACATCAAAAAAATGGTCGATACCTTCTATACCAATGTGCGCCAAGACGAGGCCATTGGCCCCGTTTTCAACGAAAAAATAGGCGAACGCTGGCCAGAACATCTCGAGAAAATGTACCGCTTTTGGCAAACGATTTTACTCGAAGTTCACACCTATTCGGGAAGTCCGTTTCCGCCACACAAACAATTGCCCGTAGACAAAACCCATTTCGACCGCTGGATGGCGATTTTCACCACCACAATCGACGGTTTGTTTGCAGGCCCACTAGCCGATGAAGCGAAACTGAGAGCCAAAAATATGGCCGAAATGTTCAACTATAAGATTGAGTATTTTAGGAAAGCCGAAAGAGAGCAATTGAAATAA